CTGGGCCACTTCTGCGCCACCGGGGTGCGCCCGCGCTTCGCCGACCGCCTGCGCCTGTTCGGCGTGCCGGTGCCCGACGACGCCTTCGACCCCGACCGGGTCTTCGACTGAGGGGGCGGCATGGACGCGCTGTTCTACGGTTTCGTGGTGTTCATGTTCGCGGCGGTGATCCTCGCCGTCGAGGGCATCTACCTGTGGTGGATGGGCACCCACGGCGCGGCGGCGCGCCGCATCGCGCGCCGGCTGCAGCTGATGTCGGGCGGGGTGGGGCGCGGCGGCGAGCGCATCTCGATCCTCAAGCAGCGCCGCTACAGCAGCGCGCCCGCCCTCGACCGCCTGCTGCACCGCGCCGGGCTGGCGCACCGCGTCGACGTCCTGCTGGTGCAGGCGGGGTCGCACTGGTCGGTGGGCCAGTTCCTGGCCTGGTCCGGCGCCTGCCTGGGCGCGGCCCTGCTGGTGTCGAGCGGCTGGCCGCTTCCCTTGGCCGCCTGGCTGGCGCTCGGGCTGGCCGCTGCCAGCCTGCCCTGGCTGGCCCTGCGCCGCGCGCGCCGGCGCCGCCTGCTGCGCATCGAGCAGCAGCTGCCCGAGGCGGCCGACTTCATCGCGCGCGCGCTGCGCGCCGGCCACTCCTTCAGCAACGTGCTGCAAATCGTCGGCAACGAGCTGCCCGAGCCGCTCAGCAGCGAATTCCGCATCGCGCGCGAAGAGATCAACTACGGCGTGCCGATGAACGAGGCGCTGCACGGGATGGCGGCGCGGGTGCCGCTGACCGACCTGCGCTACCTGATCATCGCGGTGCTGATCCAGCGCGAATCGGGCGGCAACCTGGCCGAGATCCTCGGCAACATCAGCCAGATCATCCGCGCCCGCCTGAAGCTGGTGGCGCACGTGCGCGTGCTCTCGGCCGAGGGGCGCATGTCGGCCTGGATCCTGGGCCTGATGCCCTTCGGGGTGATGGCGGTCATGACGCTCACCAGCCCGGACTACGTCGGCATGCTGTGGAAGGACCCGTCCGGCCAGCGCCTGCTGTGGTACGGCGCCGGCATGATCGTGATCGGCGTGTTCTGGCTGCGCAAGGTCATCCGCATCCGCATCTGAGCCGACTCCCGAGGTGAAACCATGCAATCCTCCCAACTCGTCTTCCTGGCCATCGTCTTCTTCGTGATCTGCGGCCTCGGCTGGCTCGGCCTGGCGCTGTTCGCCCCGCTCGCGCTGCGCGAGCGCCTGCGCCGCTTCCTCGGAGGCGGCGCGGCCGCCGCCGAGGGCGAAGCCGGGGCAGGGGCGGCCGGCCAGGCCTGGTTCGAGCGCGTGGCCAGCGCCGCCAAGCCGCTCACCAAGCTCTCGATCCCCGAGGAAGGCTGGGAAAAGTCGGCCCTGCGCACCCGTTTCATGAATGCCGGCTGGCGCAATCCCGCCGCGCCCACCCTGTTCTTCGCCTCCAAGACCGGCCTGGCGCTGCTGCTGCCGCTCCTGACCTCGCCCTTCCTGGTGCTGTACGGCGCCGGCCTGGGCGCGAACAAGCTGCTGGCCGTGCTGCTGCTGGCAGCGGCCCTCGGCTACTACCTGCCGAACGTGGTGCTGGCACGCATCGTGGCGCGCCGCCGGCGCGAAATCTTCGAGACCATTCCCGACGCGCTCGACCTGCTGACCGTGTGCGTGGAGGCCGGCCTGAGCCTGGAGCGTGCCATGGTCAAGGTGGCGGGCGAGATCCACATCAAGAGCCTGGTGCTGGCCCAGGAGCTGCAGCTGGTGCTGATGGAGATGCGGGCCGGCTTCAGCAAGGAGAGGGCGCTGCGCAACTTCGCGCTGCGCTCCGGCGTCGAGGACGTCGACACCCTGGTGGCGATGCTGGTGCAGTCCGAGCGCTTCGGCACCAGCGTGGGCGACTCGCTGCGCGTGTACGCCGATACCCTGCGCCACAAGCGCCGCGTGCGCGCCGAGGAGTGCGCCGCCAAGATCGGCCTCAAGCTGCTGTTCCCCCTGATCTTCTGCATTTTCCCGACGCTGATGATGGTGCTGCTCGGGCCAGCCGCGATCCAGCTGTCGCGCACCCTGAGCGCGCTGCCCGGCGCGCGCTGAACCCTGATGGAGATTGCCATGCGAACCCCGATCCGTTCCCGCACCCTGCCCAAGCTCCCCACGCTGCGCACCCTGGCGCTGGCCTGCGCCGGCGCCGGCCTGCTGGCCTGCACCTCCCTGCGGCCGGAAATTTCGCCATCCGCCGCGCCAACCGACGCGCCGACGGCCGCCGCCGACGCCTACCTGGCCGGCCGCAACCACCACCTGGCGCGCCGCTACGACGAGGCGCGCGCCGCCTACCAGGCCGCGCTGCGAGCCGACCCGCAGCACGTGGACGCCCGCAATGGCCTGGCCACCCTGCACGCCGAGCAGCGCGACTTCGCCGCCGCGGTGCGCATCTGGCGCGAACTGACCGCCTCGCTGAACATGGCCTCCGGGCCGGGCAAGGCCTATTTGTTCGGCAACCTGGGCCACGCCTACTTCCTGAGCGGCGACTACGACCAGGCCCTGGTAGCCCTGGAAAAGGCCTGCCTGCTCGATCCGCTCAACCACCGCTCCTGGCAGCTGCTGGGCGAGACCCTGGGCAAGCTGGGCCAGGAAGGGCGCGCCGCGCAGATGCTGCGCCAGGCCGAGGCCTTGCGCCGGCACGACCTGCGCGCCGACCTGGCGGCGGTGGGCGGCAGGACCCCGGTGGCGGCGATCCGGCGGGCGGCGGACCGCCAGGCCGAGGCCCCGCGCGAGGAAAGGGAGTGGCTGCAGGCCGAGCTGCACCCGGACGAGGGCGGCCTGCTGGAACTGAGACGCGGCAAGGACACGCCCGCGCCGGCGCCCGAACCGCTCGCGCCGGACACGCCGGCGCCGCTCGAGCATGCCGGCGTGGCGCGCCTGGAGATCCGCAACGGCAACGGCGTCACCGGCATGGCGCGCGCGCTCGCGCGACAGCTCGGCCAGCAGGAGGTCTCCGGGCTGAAGGTGACGCGGCTGTCGAACCACAAGGGCTTCGCGGTGCGGCGCACCCGCATCGACTACGAAGCGGCCTTCCGCGCGCAGGCCGAGCGCCTGGCCGAACGGATCGACGAGGTGCAGTTGCGCGAGGTAAGCGACTGCGCTCCGGCCAACCTGCGGCTGGTGCTGGGACGCGACCTGCCGCGTCGCGGCCTGGTGCTGCGGCCGCTGGATGACGCGGCGCCGGCGGCGCCTGCAGTGGGAACGGCGAGCTCGGCCGCTGCCCGCGACACGCCCGCCTTGCCCGCTGGCGCAGGCAAGGCAGGCTAAGCGCTGCCTTGCCTGCCTGCTGCGGCGAGTCCTGTTAGCAGCTCATTTCCAGTTGATCTTGCCCAGCCCGCTGGCATTGGCGTTGCGCTTGGCCGGGTTGCCCAGCACGGTGGCCGAACCGAGGCCGCTCAGGCGCACGTCCGCCGCCTGGCTGGCGCGCACCGTGGCGCCGCCCAGGCCGGTCAGGTCGAGGTCGACGGATTCGGCCTGCAGGTCCCTGGCTTCGAGGCTGCCGACGCCGCCCAGTCTGGCCTGCAGCGTGCGGGTCTGGCCCTGGACCGTCATGCGGCCGGCGCCGCGCATGTCGAGGTCGACCCGTTCGGCGCGCACGCCGTTGATGGTCATCGCGCCGACCCCGCCCAGGCGGGCGTCGATCCGGCGAAAGCCGCCGTCGACGGTGACCGCGCCCGCGCCGTCGAGGGCCAGCTTGACGGCCTCGCCCGAGAACCCGCTGACGGTGGAGCTGCCCACGCCGCTCGAGGAAAACTCGGCCAGGTTCGGCACCGTCAGTTCGGCGCGCAGCCTGTGCTCCATGTCGCCCTTGCGGGTGTTGAAGGATTCGGTGCCGATTTCCAGGGTATCGCCACGCTGGGCGGTGGTGATGCGTCCGACGTAGCGGCGGTCGCCGCTGAGCACCAGCGAAGGGGTCGCGCCCTGGCGCAGGACCAGGTCGACCACGCCGCCCAGCCTGACCTTGTTGACCCTGGCGTCGACGCTGCGGTTTTCACGCACGGCCTCCTCGGCGAAGGCGGCGCTGGCGCCGAAGGTGAGGGCGGCGGCGACGGCGGCGGTCAGCAGTGTTTGCATGGTGGTTCTCCGGGAAAGGTGTCGATGATGCCAGACTAAGCCAGCTTCCCGGATCTGCCTGCCGGATTGCGACGGACTGCAGGATCGGCGGTGCGGACCGCAGGAAACCGGCCCTGTCGGGACGGCTCAGCCGCCCGGCGCCGTCTTGCGGTAGACCCGCACGTAGTCCACCAGCATCTGCTGCGGCAGCACGGTGCTGCTGTCCGGATAACCCGGCCAATAGCCCCCCACCGCCAGGTTGAGCAGGATGAAGAAGGGATGCTCGAACACCCAGTCCCCGTTCACCAGCCCGGGTTTCGCGGTGTGGTAGTGGATGCCGTCGCGGTACCAGCGGATTTCACCCGGCTCCCATTCGACCGCGAACACATGGAAGTCGTCGGCGTAGGCGCCCTGGTCCAGCTTCGAGGGCTGTCCATAGGCCTTCTCGCCCGAGTAGCCCGGACCGTGCAGGGTGCCGTGGACCGTGGACGGTTCCTTGCCGATGTTCTCCATGATGTCGATCTCGCCCGAGCGCGGCCAGCCGACCTTGCCGATGTCGGCGCCCAGCATCCAGAACGCCGGCCAGATGCCCTGGCCTTTCGGCAGCTTGATGCGCGCCTCGAAGCGTCCGTGCATGCGCTCGTACAGGCCGGCCGTCTTCAGGCGCGCCGAGGTGTACTCGCGGTTCTCGTAGCGCTCCCTGCGCGCTTCGATCACCAGCATGCCGCCGCTCACGCGCACGTTCTCCGGCCGCCCGGTGTAGTACTGCATCTCGTTGTTGCCCCAGCCGTGGCCGCCGGTTTCGGCCACCCACTTGCCGCGGTCGAGGGTGTCGCCGTCGAATTCGTCGCTCCAGTCGAGGGTCCAGCCGGCGGCGGGGTCGAAGCCGGCGGGCGCGCTCCGGGTGGCGCATCCCGCGCACAGGGTGAGGGCGGCGAAGGCGGCCAGTGCGGCCAGTCTGGTGGTGAAGGGCATGGGGTCTCCAGTGGCCGTCAGCGCGCGGCAGGCTGGCGCGCCTGCTCCTGCTTGACGTGCTTCATGATGTTGAGAAAAGTGTCGGTCCAGTACTCGTCCTTGTGCGCGACCAGGTAGCGCAGCAGTTCCTGGTGGGCCTCGGCCGACACGCTCAGGTAGTCGCCGCCGATGCCGTGGAAGGTGAAGGCGACCATGGTGCCGCGTGCGCCGGCCTGGCGCACCAGTTCGATCAGCTCCTTGCCGCTGGAGCCCACCGGCGCCACCACCGGCACCGCATACGGGTCGAAGCCGGCCATGCTCGAGGCCACGCGCTCGCCGCCGCCGGCCTTGATCGCGACGAAGGCCGTGCGCAGCGCCGCGACGTAATCGCGGCCGGCCGCCCTGGTGTCGCCGCAAGGCGCGGTATAGGTGCGCTCGCGCCGGCCGTCGAGCGCTTCCAGCATGGTGTTGCCGAGCAGGACCTGGTCGCGCATCTGTTCCGGCGTGGTGGTGTCGAGGTTGCGGTGGGCCTGCACCCAGGCCCGGTCCGCGATGGATGCCGAGCACTGGTGGAACAGGCTGTGGTTGCCCAGTTCGTGTCCGCGCTGCGCCGCCGCGCGCCATTCGCCCATGCGCTGGGCGACCGCCGGATTCGAGAGCTGCAGGTAGAAGCTGCCCTTGAGCCCATGGCGGTCGAGGGCGGGAATCGCGTGGTCGAGCTGGGAATCGAGGGCGTCGTCGTAGGCCAGGCTGACGGCGGCGCGGGCGCCGCCCGGCCAGCGGAAGGCGCCGTCCTGGGCCAGCGCGGCTTCAGCCGCGAACACGCCGGCGACCAAGGCGGCGCAGGCCGCGAACAGCCGCGCGGACCGGCGTGCAGGCGGCCGGAAAGAGGGAAGGGCAGGGCGTTCCACGGAGCGGTTTCTCCCGGTGAGTTTGGAAACGTTACCAAAAAGACAAGCCGACTATAGCACCTTGGAAAAAACAGTGTCAACAAGACGCTGCGCGCCGCATCACCAGGGGCGTCGCCCTGGATGCAGCG
Above is a genomic segment from Massilia sp. KIM containing:
- a CDS encoding polysaccharide deacetylase family protein: MERPALPSFRPPARRSARLFAACAALVAGVFAAEAALAQDGAFRWPGGARAAVSLAYDDALDSQLDHAIPALDRHGLKGSFYLQLSNPAVAQRMGEWRAAAQRGHELGNHSLFHQCSASIADRAWVQAHRNLDTTTPEQMRDQVLLGNTMLEALDGRRERTYTAPCGDTRAAGRDYVAALRTAFVAIKAGGGERVASSMAGFDPYAVPVVAPVGSSGKELIELVRQAGARGTMVAFTFHGIGGDYLSVSAEAHQELLRYLVAHKDEYWTDTFLNIMKHVKQEQARQPAAR
- a CDS encoding LytR C-terminal domain-containing protein; translated protein: MRTPIRSRTLPKLPTLRTLALACAGAGLLACTSLRPEISPSAAPTDAPTAAADAYLAGRNHHLARRYDEARAAYQAALRADPQHVDARNGLATLHAEQRDFAAAVRIWRELTASLNMASGPGKAYLFGNLGHAYFLSGDYDQALVALEKACLLDPLNHRSWQLLGETLGKLGQEGRAAQMLRQAEALRRHDLRADLAAVGGRTPVAAIRRAADRQAEAPREEREWLQAELHPDEGGLLELRRGKDTPAPAPEPLAPDTPAPLEHAGVARLEIRNGNGVTGMARALARQLGQQEVSGLKVTRLSNHKGFAVRRTRIDYEAAFRAQAERLAERIDEVQLREVSDCAPANLRLVLGRDLPRRGLVLRPLDDAAPAAPAVGTASSAAARDTPALPAGAGKAG
- a CDS encoding type II secretion system F family protein: MQSSQLVFLAIVFFVICGLGWLGLALFAPLALRERLRRFLGGGAAAAEGEAGAGAAGQAWFERVASAAKPLTKLSIPEEGWEKSALRTRFMNAGWRNPAAPTLFFASKTGLALLLPLLTSPFLVLYGAGLGANKLLAVLLLAAALGYYLPNVVLARIVARRRREIFETIPDALDLLTVCVEAGLSLERAMVKVAGEIHIKSLVLAQELQLVLMEMRAGFSKERALRNFALRSGVEDVDTLVAMLVQSERFGTSVGDSLRVYADTLRHKRRVRAEECAAKIGLKLLFPLIFCIFPTLMMVLLGPAAIQLSRTLSALPGAR
- a CDS encoding type II secretion system F family protein, encoding MDALFYGFVVFMFAAVILAVEGIYLWWMGTHGAAARRIARRLQLMSGGVGRGGERISILKQRRYSSAPALDRLLHRAGLAHRVDVLLVQAGSHWSVGQFLAWSGACLGAALLVSSGWPLPLAAWLALGLAAASLPWLALRRARRRRLLRIEQQLPEAADFIARALRAGHSFSNVLQIVGNELPEPLSSEFRIAREEINYGVPMNEALHGMAARVPLTDLRYLIIAVLIQRESGGNLAEILGNISQIIRARLKLVAHVRVLSAEGRMSAWILGLMPFGVMAVMTLTSPDYVGMLWKDPSGQRLLWYGAGMIVIGVFWLRKVIRIRI
- a CDS encoding family 16 glycosylhydrolase, whose product is MPFTTRLAALAAFAALTLCAGCATRSAPAGFDPAAGWTLDWSDEFDGDTLDRGKWVAETGGHGWGNNEMQYYTGRPENVRVSGGMLVIEARRERYENREYTSARLKTAGLYERMHGRFEARIKLPKGQGIWPAFWMLGADIGKVGWPRSGEIDIMENIGKEPSTVHGTLHGPGYSGEKAYGQPSKLDQGAYADDFHVFAVEWEPGEIRWYRDGIHYHTAKPGLVNGDWVFEHPFFILLNLAVGGYWPGYPDSSTVLPQQMLVDYVRVYRKTAPGG
- a CDS encoding head GIN domain-containing protein; amino-acid sequence: MQTLLTAAVAAALTFGASAAFAEEAVRENRSVDARVNKVRLGGVVDLVLRQGATPSLVLSGDRRYVGRITTAQRGDTLEIGTESFNTRKGDMEHRLRAELTVPNLAEFSSSGVGSSTVSGFSGEAVKLALDGAGAVTVDGGFRRIDARLGGVGAMTINGVRAERVDLDMRGAGRMTVQGQTRTLQARLGGVGSLEARDLQAESVDLDLTGLGGATVRASQAADVRLSGLGSATVLGNPAKRNANASGLGKINWK